A region from the Azospirillaceae bacterium genome encodes:
- a CDS encoding lytic murein transglycosylase, which translates to MTRPFAARPTLSRSAGAGLLSVLLLTGCAGGPQAAPSAPQPAVPAAPAAPSAAPAPAPTVITPEQQADFARWLDGVRQDALAQGISKATLDLALANVQELPRVIDLDRKQPEGTVTFATYASRVVSNDRIQKGRELMRQNAALLAQVSARYHVQPQYIVALWGLETNYGKITGGFRIIDALATLAHDGRRPAYFRKELIQALRIVEEDKVDPATMKGSWAGAMGQVQFMPSAFFKYAQDFDGCGRRDIWTKTPDVLASAANYLSTVGWDANTTWGREVTLPAKGLDTAAAAGLDKKRTLAEWGKAGVRTLDGKALPARALSASLVIPDGPDGRAFLVYDNYRAIMNWNRSTYFATTVGLLADQLGAAQ; encoded by the coding sequence GTGACCCGCCCGTTCGCCGCCCGTCCCACCCTGTCCCGTAGCGCCGGCGCCGGCCTGTTGTCGGTCTTGTTGCTGACAGGATGCGCCGGCGGCCCGCAGGCAGCGCCCAGCGCGCCGCAGCCCGCCGTCCCGGCCGCACCTGCGGCACCGTCCGCCGCACCGGCGCCGGCACCGACCGTCATCACCCCGGAACAGCAGGCCGACTTCGCCCGCTGGCTGGACGGCGTGCGCCAGGACGCCCTGGCCCAGGGCATCTCCAAGGCCACGCTGGACCTGGCGCTGGCCAACGTCCAGGAACTGCCCCGCGTCATCGACCTGGACCGCAAGCAGCCGGAGGGCACCGTCACCTTCGCCACATACGCATCCCGCGTGGTCAGCAACGACCGCATTCAGAAAGGGCGGGAACTGATGCGCCAGAACGCGGCGCTGCTGGCCCAGGTCAGCGCCCGCTACCACGTGCAGCCGCAGTACATTGTGGCGCTGTGGGGGCTGGAGACCAACTACGGCAAGATCACCGGCGGTTTCCGCATCATCGACGCCCTGGCCACCCTGGCGCATGACGGCCGCCGCCCGGCCTATTTCCGCAAGGAACTGATCCAGGCCCTGCGCATCGTGGAGGAGGACAAGGTCGACCCCGCCACCATGAAGGGATCGTGGGCCGGCGCCATGGGCCAGGTGCAGTTCATGCCCAGCGCCTTTTTCAAGTACGCGCAGGATTTCGACGGCTGCGGCCGGCGCGACATCTGGACCAAGACGCCGGACGTGCTGGCGTCCGCCGCCAACTATCTATCCACCGTGGGTTGGGACGCCAACACCACCTGGGGGCGGGAGGTGACGCTGCCCGCGAAGGGCTTGGACACGGCCGCCGCGGCCGGCCTGGACAAGAAGCGGACGCTGGCGGAATGGGGCAAGGCCGGCGTGCGCACGCTGGATGGCAAGGCGCTGCCGGCCCGCGCGCTGTCGGCTTCGCTGGTCATTCCCGATGGGCCGGACGGCCGTGCCTTCCTGGTCTATGACAATTACCGCGCCATCATGAACTGGAACCGGTCGACTTATTTCGCGACCACGGTGGGTTTGCTGGCTGATCAACTTGGCGCCGCGCAATGA
- a CDS encoding YdcF family protein produces the protein MSFLVSKIFWALTAPGNLLLLLLLAGLFLAGAYRGRRSLRCARAAALGLLAVALLPVGAWSMRTLETRFPAPAALPAHVDGIIILGGSVDQLAAAETGMPEVNAAAERLMVVPDLARRYPDAQIVFSGGSGQVMDPEEKEAPVARAALEEMGMDLNRVVFEGQSRNTWENALFSRDLVHPQPGQTWLLVTSAFHMPRSMGIFRRVGWPVVPYPVDIRAPKVLLYRPDFDLLRGLDLLSQSVHEYIGLVAYRVLGRTDSLFPGPATNSP, from the coding sequence TTGAGTTTCCTCGTATCGAAAATCTTCTGGGCGCTGACGGCACCGGGCAATCTATTGTTGCTGCTATTGCTGGCGGGCCTGTTCCTGGCCGGCGCCTACCGGGGCCGCCGTTCCCTGCGCTGTGCCCGCGCCGCGGCCTTGGGGCTGCTGGCCGTGGCCCTGCTGCCGGTGGGGGCGTGGAGCATGCGGACGCTGGAAACCCGATTCCCCGCCCCGGCGGCGCTGCCGGCGCACGTGGACGGCATCATCATCCTGGGCGGATCGGTCGACCAGTTGGCCGCCGCCGAAACCGGCATGCCCGAGGTCAACGCCGCCGCCGAACGCCTGATGGTGGTGCCGGACCTGGCGCGGCGCTATCCCGACGCCCAGATCGTCTTTTCCGGCGGGTCCGGCCAGGTGATGGACCCGGAGGAGAAAGAGGCGCCGGTGGCCCGCGCCGCCCTGGAGGAAATGGGCATGGACCTGAACCGCGTGGTGTTCGAGGGGCAATCGCGCAACACCTGGGAAAACGCCCTGTTCAGCCGCGACCTGGTCCACCCGCAACCGGGCCAGACCTGGCTGCTGGTAACCTCCGCCTTCCATATGCCCCGCTCCATGGGCATCTTCCGCCGCGTCGGCTGGCCGGTGGTGCCCTATCCCGTCGATATACGGGCGCCCAAGGTCTTGCTGTACCGGCCGGATTTCGATTTGCTGCGCGGCCTGGACCTGTTGTCCCAGTCGGTGCACGAGTATATCGGCCTGGTGGCCTACCGCGTGCTGGGCCGGACCGACAGCCTGTTCCCCGGCCCCGCCACCAATTCGCCGTGA
- a CDS encoding GGDEF domain-containing phosphodiesterase: protein MTEACLTVVASSDAAPNGAGFMQDIPAFARRIDEHLAAHNGPCGVLVIEISRMTELYKLLGQSALDASMAVMAERVLSLCGKADAVCRIARAQFAVFLPNLSHASKALFTASAVAARVAEPVLVEGRLLYMVAKIGVAVSPDDGTGGHALMRNAAIAQGEVAKSGSVNYLHYTEQMRERLRHQLITETELRQAILDEAFVLYYQPKVSITDGTPIGGEALIRWHHPTRGLVYPMDFIPIAEETGLMVPIGEWALRAACRQIKSWIDAGRQPLQIAVNVSERQFRWGHLPALIDVLLRETGIPPHLLQLEITESVLPEDLEGALRQMAWIADCGVALALDDFGTGYSSLSYLRELPLDCLKVDRKFVQDMEQDTSTRHIVQAIVAMAKAMGLKVVAEGVETEIERGLLRGMGVEEGQGYLFARPLPVKEFEVFCGI from the coding sequence GTGACCGAAGCCTGCCTAACCGTCGTCGCCAGTTCCGACGCGGCACCCAATGGTGCCGGTTTCATGCAGGACATACCCGCGTTCGCCCGCCGCATAGACGAGCATCTGGCCGCGCACAACGGCCCCTGCGGCGTTCTGGTCATCGAAATCTCCCGCATGACGGAGCTTTACAAGCTTCTCGGCCAATCGGCGCTGGACGCGTCCATGGCCGTCATGGCCGAACGGGTGCTGAGCCTGTGCGGCAAGGCCGACGCCGTGTGCCGAATCGCCCGGGCCCAGTTCGCCGTCTTCCTGCCCAACCTCAGCCACGCCAGCAAGGCGCTGTTCACCGCCTCGGCCGTGGCCGCGCGCGTGGCCGAACCGGTGCTGGTGGAAGGGCGCCTGCTGTACATGGTGGCCAAGATCGGCGTGGCCGTATCGCCCGACGACGGCACCGGCGGCCATGCCCTGATGCGCAACGCCGCCATCGCCCAGGGGGAGGTGGCCAAGTCCGGCTCCGTCAACTACCTGCATTATACCGAGCAGATGCGGGAACGGCTGCGCCACCAGTTGATCACCGAGACGGAGTTGCGCCAGGCCATCCTGGATGAGGCCTTCGTCCTGTATTACCAGCCCAAGGTGTCCATCACCGACGGCACCCCCATCGGGGGGGAGGCGCTGATCCGTTGGCACCACCCCACCCGGGGCCTGGTCTATCCCATGGACTTCATCCCCATCGCCGAGGAAACCGGCCTGATGGTGCCCATCGGGGAATGGGCCTTGCGCGCCGCCTGCCGGCAGATCAAGTCCTGGATCGACGCCGGCCGCCAGCCGCTGCAGATCGCCGTCAACGTCTCGGAACGCCAGTTCCGCTGGGGCCACCTGCCGGCGCTGATCGACGTCCTGCTGCGGGAGACGGGCATCCCGCCCCACCTGCTACAGCTGGAAATCACCGAATCGGTGCTGCCGGAGGATCTGGAGGGCGCCCTGCGCCAGATGGCCTGGATCGCCGATTGCGGCGTGGCCCTGGCGCTGGATGATTTCGGCACCGGCTATTCCTCGCTGTCCTACCTGCGCGAACTGCCGCTGGACTGCCTGAAGGTGGACCGCAAGTTCGTGCAGGACATGGAACAGGACACCAGCACCCGCCATATCGTCCAGGCCATCGTCGCCATGGCCAAGGCCATGGGGCTGAAGGTGGTGGCCGAAGGCGTGGAGACCGAGATCGAACGCGGACTGCTGCGCGGCATGGGGGTGGAGGAAGGCCAGGGCTACCTGTTCGCCCGGCCCCTGCCCGTCAAGGAGTTCGAGGTGTTTTGCGGTATTTGA
- a CDS encoding PilZ domain-containing protein has protein sequence MAWTGFKRIMSSLVRLSNRRTYDRLAVDSEVQLSCGDAVVTCRIADVSASGAFLSPGPDAPVGTTGTLRLPGVPVAAAVRIVRRTERGVGIEFQKDGVGAIVAGWVRATGADSARGGHGPEARPDA, from the coding sequence ATGGCTTGGACCGGTTTCAAGCGCATCATGTCCAGCCTGGTCAGACTCAGCAACCGCCGGACGTATGACCGCCTGGCGGTGGACAGCGAGGTGCAGTTGAGCTGTGGCGACGCCGTGGTCACCTGCCGCATCGCCGATGTGTCGGCCAGCGGCGCCTTCCTGTCACCGGGCCCCGACGCGCCGGTGGGCACGACGGGAACCCTGCGCCTGCCGGGCGTGCCCGTGGCCGCCGCGGTGCGCATCGTTCGCCGGACCGAGCGTGGGGTCGGCATCGAATTTCAGAAGGACGGCGTAGGCGCGATTGTTGCCGGCTGGGTGCGCGCCACCGGCGCTGACAGCGCGCGGGGTGGCCATGGGCCGGAAGCGCGGCCGGACGCTTAA
- a CDS encoding phosphatase PAP2 family protein: protein MNWFDATIQAFLTTHAFTSEVVNHAIHTIADFAMFKGLFPVAVLWWVWFRGGKRGVWEKEMVVATFASGMVALMVGRGLAHFLPFRERPMYDASLPYHFPLTGTTETILRTWSSFPSDHAMLWMSVSTGILLIWPWVGVLAMIYTAVFVCLVRVYLGLHYPTDVLGGALIGVLITYVMTRDRVRTLYASPILRVMMRFPAPCYTLAFLFCFELVTQFDEIRMIGQSVHKVLQAHVDEPGDTAPPLKVVGPVDNPVQHN, encoded by the coding sequence ATGAACTGGTTCGATGCCACCATCCAGGCGTTCCTGACAACGCACGCCTTCACATCCGAGGTGGTGAACCACGCCATCCATACCATCGCCGACTTCGCCATGTTCAAGGGCCTGTTCCCCGTGGCCGTCCTGTGGTGGGTGTGGTTCCGTGGCGGCAAGCGCGGGGTATGGGAGAAGGAGATGGTGGTGGCCACTTTCGCCAGCGGCATGGTGGCCTTGATGGTCGGGCGCGGCCTGGCCCACTTCCTGCCCTTTCGCGAGCGGCCGATGTACGACGCCTCGCTGCCCTATCACTTCCCCCTGACCGGCACGACCGAGACCATCCTGCGGACGTGGAGTTCCTTCCCCAGCGACCACGCCATGCTGTGGATGTCGGTCTCCACCGGCATCTTGCTGATCTGGCCCTGGGTCGGCGTGCTGGCCATGATCTATACGGCGGTCTTCGTCTGCCTGGTGCGGGTCTATCTCGGGCTGCACTACCCCACGGATGTACTGGGCGGCGCCCTGATCGGGGTCCTGATCACCTATGTCATGACCCGTGACCGTGTCCGGACGCTGTACGCCAGCCCTATCCTGCGGGTCATGATGCGTTTCCCCGCCCCCTGTTATACCCTGGCTTTCCTGTTTTGTTTCGAGTTGGTCACCCAATTCGATGAGATCCGCATGATCGGCCAATCGGTGCACAAGGTGCTGCAGGCCCATGTCGATGAACCGGGTGATACCGCCCCGCCCTTGAAGGTCGTGGGGCCGGTGGACAATCCGGTTCAGCACAACTGA
- a CDS encoding NUDIX domain-containing protein — MTQPVAQQAPKVGIGVLIQREGRILLGRRRNSHGDGSYSWCGGHLEYGETFEECAIREVREECGLVVRRLRFLCLHNILAYDRHYVDIQFLAEEVEPGEPQVLEPHKIADWGWYAPDALPQPLFRPVELALQALANGSTYTPL, encoded by the coding sequence ATGACCCAACCCGTAGCCCAGCAAGCGCCCAAAGTCGGCATTGGTGTCCTGATCCAGCGGGAAGGGCGGATCCTGTTGGGCCGCCGGCGCAACAGCCATGGCGACGGCAGCTATTCCTGGTGCGGCGGCCACCTGGAATACGGCGAGACCTTCGAGGAATGCGCCATCCGCGAGGTGCGGGAGGAGTGCGGCCTGGTGGTGCGGCGCCTGCGTTTCCTCTGCCTGCACAACATCCTGGCCTATGACCGGCACTACGTGGACATCCAGTTCCTGGCGGAGGAGGTGGAACCGGGCGAGCCGCAGGTGCTGGAGCCGCACAAGATCGCCGACTGGGGCTGGTACGCGCCCGACGCGTTGCCACAGCCCCTGTTCCGGCCGGTGGAACTGGCGCTCCAGGCCCTGGCCAACGGAAGCACCTATACCCCCTTGTAG
- a CDS encoding SOS response-associated peptidase — protein MCGRYAAVTPPQAMEALFQTLGAMPNFPGSFNIAPTQSAPVVRWNAQTGERRLDMLRWGLVPSWAPDLSGGAKMINARSESVMEKPTFRQALARRRCLVPVTAFYEWRVENGTKQAYAIAPIDTDTAALAGLWEGWRDAASGEWVRTYTVLTTAANDTIGHIHHRMPVILAPEHWPAWLGETAADAPALLDLLRPYPANRTRFWQVGPRVGNVRNDDADLLAPMAAGTLF, from the coding sequence ATGTGCGGTCGCTATGCCGCTGTCACCCCGCCCCAGGCGATGGAAGCGCTGTTCCAGACCCTGGGCGCCATGCCCAACTTCCCCGGCAGCTTCAACATCGCGCCGACGCAAAGCGCCCCCGTGGTGCGCTGGAACGCGCAGACGGGGGAGCGGCGACTGGACATGCTGCGCTGGGGCCTGGTGCCGTCCTGGGCCCCGGATCTGTCGGGCGGGGCCAAGATGATCAACGCCCGGTCGGAAAGCGTGATGGAGAAACCGACCTTCCGCCAGGCCCTCGCCCGCCGCCGCTGCCTGGTGCCGGTAACGGCCTTCTACGAATGGCGGGTGGAGAACGGGACCAAGCAGGCCTATGCCATAGCCCCCATCGATACCGACACGGCGGCCCTGGCCGGCCTGTGGGAAGGCTGGCGGGATGCGGCCAGCGGCGAATGGGTGCGCACCTACACCGTCCTGACCACGGCCGCCAACGACACCATCGGCCACATCCACCACCGCATGCCCGTCATCCTGGCGCCGGAGCACTGGCCGGCCTGGCTGGGCGAGACGGCGGCCGACGCCCCCGCCCTGCTGGACCTACTGCGCCCCTATCCGGCCAACCGCACCCGCTTCTGGCAGGTGGGGCCGCGTGTCGGCAATGTCCGCAACGACGATGCCGACCTGCTGGCGCCGATGGCGGCGGGCACGCTGTTTTAA
- a CDS encoding transporter, with protein sequence MAGTLPPPGTYLSFEPNHYSSDRLNDGNGDRRPLDFSANATSLAFHGLYILPMTVLGAQVAAHVVLPVIDLNVAVNGWKSRKFGLGDPAITPVILAWNLAPNVTLTAGVDVSLPLGQYNAKSPANIGRNTWAFQPTLGLSYIDREGWQAQVSPRFSFTTTNDATDYHSGADLTIDYAAGRNIGPWRLGVSGYYYLQYEDDTVAGHRVAADGHRGTAFAAGPAVSHNIGPVQATFTWQHEFMAENRAQAENFWIQGCLRF encoded by the coding sequence ATGGCCGGTACCCTGCCGCCGCCGGGGACCTACCTTTCGTTTGAACCCAACCACTATTCAAGTGACAGGCTGAACGATGGGAACGGCGACCGCCGGCCGCTGGATTTCAGCGCCAACGCGACGTCGCTGGCTTTCCATGGCTTGTACATCCTGCCGATGACCGTGCTGGGGGCCCAGGTGGCTGCCCACGTGGTCTTGCCGGTCATCGACCTCAACGTCGCGGTCAACGGCTGGAAAAGCCGCAAATTCGGCCTGGGCGATCCCGCCATCACACCCGTGATATTGGCCTGGAACCTGGCCCCCAATGTGACGCTGACCGCCGGTGTCGATGTTTCCCTGCCGCTTGGCCAATACAATGCGAAGTCGCCGGCCAACATCGGCCGCAACACCTGGGCCTTCCAGCCGACCCTGGGCCTATCCTACATCGACCGCGAGGGATGGCAGGCGCAGGTATCGCCACGCTTCAGCTTCACCACCACCAACGACGCCACCGACTATCATTCCGGCGCGGACCTGACGATCGACTACGCCGCCGGTCGCAACATCGGGCCATGGCGGCTGGGTGTTTCCGGCTATTACTACCTGCAGTACGAGGATGACACCGTCGCCGGCCATAGGGTCGCGGCCGACGGCCACAGGGGCACCGCCTTCGCCGCCGGCCCGGCCGTCAGCCATAACATCGGGCCGGTGCAGGCGACCTTCACCTGGCAGCATGAGTTCATGGCCGAGAACCGCGCCCAGGCGGAGAACTTCTGGATCCAGGGCTGCCTGCGGTTTTGA
- the coaD gene encoding pantetheine-phosphate adenylyltransferase codes for MTGPRIGVYPGTFDPITNGHFDIIQRATKLVDHLIIGVASNAGKGPLFSTPERVELVREELAALTAKGASVEVRPFETLLMNFAVGCQAQVIIRGLRAVSDFEYEFQMAGMNARLNPQVETVFLMASDRHQFISSRFVKEIGRLGGDIAHFVSPRVAHRLAERFAQDARQGIGQGVDPATGGAGE; via the coding sequence ATGACGGGACCACGCATCGGGGTTTATCCCGGCACCTTCGACCCCATCACCAATGGGCATTTCGATATCATCCAGCGGGCGACCAAGCTGGTGGATCATTTGATCATCGGGGTGGCCAGCAACGCCGGCAAAGGGCCGCTGTTCAGCACGCCCGAGCGGGTGGAATTGGTGCGTGAGGAACTGGCCGCCCTGACCGCCAAGGGCGCGTCGGTGGAGGTCCGGCCGTTCGAGACGCTGCTGATGAACTTCGCCGTGGGCTGCCAGGCCCAGGTGATCATCCGCGGCCTGCGCGCCGTCTCGGACTTCGAATATGAATTCCAGATGGCGGGCATGAACGCGCGCCTGAACCCGCAGGTGGAAACCGTCTTCCTGATGGCGTCCGACCGGCACCAGTTCATCTCCTCCCGCTTCGTGAAGGAGATCGGGCGGCTGGGCGGTGACATCGCCCACTTCGTCAGCCCGCGCGTGGCCCACCGCCTGGCGGAACGGTTCGCCCAGGATGCCCGCCAGGGCATCGGCCAGGGCGTCGACCCCGCCACCGGCGGCGCCGGGGAATAA
- the gyrA gene encoding DNA gyrase subunit A has protein sequence MATTPTPPAAPPASDITPIAIEEEMRSSYLDYAMSVIVSRALPDVRDGLKPVHRRILYAMKESGYESTKPYRKSAKAVGDVMGNYHPHGDSSIYEAMVRMAQDFSMRLPLIDGQGNFGSMDGDPAAAMRYTEARLAKSAEAMLDDIDKDTVDWQKNYDESKDEPTVLPARFPNLLVNGASGIAVGMATNIPPHNLGEVVDACCAYVDNPDITIPELMEIVPGPDFPTGALILGRAGIRSAFETGRGSVVMRAKSEIEEIRKDRWAIVFTEMPYQVNKAKLIERIAEVVREKLVEGISDVRDESDRDGVRVVVELKRDAVADVVMNQLFRHTALQTSFGVNTLALNGGRPELMNLKDIIAAFVKFREQVITRRTEYELGKARERAHSLVGLGVAVANLDEMIALIRRAPDPATAREEMMLREWPASDVAPLIELIDEPGRGLSAAGTYRLSEAQAKAILELRLHRLTGLERDKIGADLKVVVDQISHFLEVLSSRSLLLTILRNELVEVRARFDTPRRTKIEDLEFEADIEDLIQREDMVVIVTQTGYIKRVPVSTYRAQARGGKGRSGMQLKVEDAVSDLFVANTHTPMLLFTSRGLVYKLKVWRLPLGQPQTRGKALVNLLPLEEGEVITTVMPMPEDEASWGDLNVLFVTSHGNARRNKLSDFTNIRANGLIAMKLEEEGELLIAARTCSEADDVLMATRLGRCIRFSVDDVRVFAGRTSTGVRGIRLAEGDEVIGLSILHHTDYSPEERAAYLKQAGAERRQQGEEVDDVAADVDGEATGDVGQLSPELYAEMKAREEFLLTVSVQGFGKRTSAYEYRLTGRGGQGIWNMDMGDRNKAIAAVFPIAETDQVMMVSNGGQVIRMPVHDVRITARKSKGVTLFRLAADEGVVSVARLADDGTEDAEETGAGDIAAVDAAVGETGVGETGAAGPDEGTGE, from the coding sequence TTGGCCACGACTCCGACGCCCCCCGCGGCCCCCCCCGCCAGCGACATCACCCCCATCGCCATCGAAGAGGAGATGCGCAGCAGCTACCTCGATTACGCCATGAGCGTGATCGTCAGCCGCGCGCTTCCCGACGTGCGCGACGGCCTGAAGCCGGTGCATCGCCGTATCCTCTACGCGATGAAGGAAAGCGGCTACGAAAGCACCAAGCCCTACCGCAAGTCGGCCAAGGCGGTGGGCGATGTCATGGGTAACTATCACCCCCATGGCGACAGCTCGATTTATGAAGCCATGGTCCGCATGGCGCAGGATTTCTCCATGCGCCTGCCGTTGATCGACGGCCAGGGCAACTTCGGTTCCATGGACGGCGACCCCGCCGCGGCCATGCGTTACACCGAGGCACGCCTGGCCAAGTCGGCCGAGGCCATGCTGGACGACATCGACAAGGACACGGTCGACTGGCAGAAGAACTACGACGAATCCAAGGATGAGCCGACGGTCCTGCCGGCGCGCTTCCCCAACCTGCTGGTCAACGGTGCCAGCGGCATCGCCGTGGGCATGGCCACCAACATCCCGCCCCATAATCTGGGTGAGGTGGTCGACGCCTGCTGCGCCTATGTCGACAACCCGGACATCACCATCCCCGAACTGATGGAGATCGTGCCCGGTCCGGACTTCCCCACCGGCGCCCTGATCCTGGGCCGCGCCGGCATCCGCTCGGCGTTCGAGACGGGCCGCGGCTCCGTCGTGATGCGCGCCAAGAGCGAGATCGAGGAGATCCGCAAGGACCGCTGGGCCATCGTCTTCACCGAGATGCCATATCAGGTGAACAAGGCCAAGCTGATCGAACGCATCGCCGAGGTGGTGCGCGAAAAGTTGGTCGAGGGCATTTCCGACGTCCGTGACGAGTCCGACCGCGACGGCGTGCGCGTGGTGGTGGAACTGAAGCGCGACGCCGTGGCCGACGTGGTGATGAACCAGCTGTTCCGCCACACCGCCCTGCAGACCTCCTTCGGCGTCAACACCCTGGCGCTGAACGGCGGCCGGCCGGAACTGATGAACCTGAAGGACATCATCGCGGCCTTCGTGAAGTTCCGTGAGCAGGTCATCACCCGCCGTACCGAATATGAGTTGGGCAAGGCCCGCGAACGCGCCCACAGCTTGGTGGGCCTGGGCGTGGCCGTGGCCAACCTGGACGAGATGATCGCCCTGATCCGCCGCGCGCCCGACCCGGCGACGGCGCGTGAGGAGATGATGCTGCGCGAGTGGCCGGCCAGCGACGTGGCGCCGCTGATCGAACTGATCGACGAGCCCGGCCGTGGCCTGTCGGCGGCCGGCACCTACCGCCTGTCCGAGGCCCAGGCCAAGGCCATCCTGGAACTGCGCCTGCACCGCCTGACCGGGCTGGAGCGTGACAAGATCGGCGCCGACCTGAAGGTGGTGGTCGACCAGATCAGCCATTTCCTGGAAGTGCTGTCGTCGCGCTCGCTGCTGCTGACCATCCTGCGCAACGAGCTGGTGGAGGTGCGGGCGCGCTTCGACACCCCCCGCCGCACCAAGATCGAGGATCTGGAGTTCGAAGCCGACATCGAGGACCTGATCCAGCGCGAGGACATGGTCGTCATCGTCACCCAGACCGGTTACATCAAGCGCGTGCCCGTTTCCACCTATCGGGCGCAGGCGCGCGGCGGCAAGGGCCGCAGCGGCATGCAGCTGAAGGTGGAGGATGCGGTCAGCGACCTGTTCGTGGCCAACACCCACACGCCCATGCTGTTGTTCACCAGCCGGGGCCTGGTCTACAAGCTGAAGGTCTGGCGCCTGCCGCTGGGCCAGCCGCAGACGCGTGGCAAGGCCCTGGTCAACCTGCTGCCGCTGGAGGAGGGGGAGGTCATCACCACCGTGATGCCCATGCCCGAGGACGAAGCCAGCTGGGGCGACCTGAACGTGCTGTTCGTCACCAGCCACGGCAACGCCCGCCGCAACAAGCTTTCGGACTTCACCAACATCCGCGCCAATGGCCTGATCGCCATGAAGCTGGAGGAAGAGGGCGAACTGCTGATCGCGGCCCGCACCTGCAGCGAGGCCGACGACGTGCTGATGGCGACCCGCCTGGGCCGTTGCATCCGCTTCTCGGTGGACGACGTTCGCGTCTTCGCCGGCCGCACGTCCACCGGTGTGCGCGGCATCCGCCTGGCCGAGGGCGATGAGGTCATCGGCCTGTCCATCCTGCACCACACCGATTACAGCCCGGAGGAACGCGCCGCTTACCTGAAGCAAGCCGGTGCCGAGCGTCGCCAGCAGGGCGAGGAAGTGGACGATGTCGCGGCGGACGTGGATGGCGAGGCCACCGGTGACGTCGGGCAACTGTCGCCCGAACTCTATGCCGAGATGAAGGCGCGTGAGGAATTCCTGCTGACCGTTTCGGTCCAGGGCTTCGGCAAGCGCACCTCGGCCTATGAATACCGGCTGACCGGCCGTGGCGGCCAGGGCATCTGGAACATGGACATGGGCGACCGCAACAAGGCCATCGCCGCCGTGTTCCCCATCGCCGAGACCGACCAGGTGATGATGGTCAGCAATGGCGGCCAGGTCATCCGCATGCCGGTGCACGACGTGCGCATCACCGCCCGCAAGAGCAAGGGTGTCACCCTGTTCCGCCTGGCGGCGGATGAGGGCGTGGTGTCCGTGGCGCGCCTGGCCGATGACGGTACCGAGGATGCCGAGGAAACCGGGGCCGGCGACATCGCGGCGGTTGACGCCGCCGTGGGTGAAACGGGTGTGGGTGAAACCGGGGCCGCAGGCCCGGACGAGGGAACCGGCGAGTGA
- a CDS encoding VOC family protein, translated as MTTPPPFRIRGYDHVAFPVTDMGRALAFYRDALGCPVTAEYPEDALIRLAVGASDLFLVDVTRAQGAWARPPAGPGRNLDHVSVALGACDEVAVRAHLAAHGLAIIEERVGDNRHGATLSLYVRDPDGNQVELLLPLPATHDP; from the coding sequence ATGACGACACCCCCGCCTTTCCGCATCCGCGGCTATGACCATGTGGCCTTTCCCGTGACCGACATGGGCCGGGCCCTGGCCTTCTATCGCGACGCCCTGGGCTGCCCGGTCACGGCGGAATATCCGGAGGACGCGCTGATCCGCCTGGCCGTGGGCGCGTCGGACCTGTTCCTGGTGGATGTGACGCGGGCCCAGGGCGCCTGGGCCAGACCGCCGGCCGGGCCGGGGCGCAACCTGGATCATGTCAGCGTCGCGCTGGGCGCTTGTGACGAGGTTGCCGTGCGGGCGCACCTGGCGGCCCACGGCCTGGCCATCATCGAGGAGCGCGTGGGCGACAACCGCCACGGCGCCACCCTGTCGCTGTATGTCCGCGATCCGGACGGCAACCAGGTGGAACTGCTGCTGCCCCTGCCGGCAACGCACGATCCCTAA
- a CDS encoding HupE/UreJ family protein — MRRPFILAITLGISGPAMAHTGTGLPGGFLPGFLHPFGGLDHLLAMVAVGLWGAFLGPPLLQALPVLFPVMMVVGAVAGMVGLPLPPVELGIACSVLVLGGCIAGAVKAPAWLALSLVAVFALFHGYAHGRELPSAADPAGYSVGFVLATGLLHLAGVGIGCLNGRPGGPRITRGLGGSVALTGLGFLIRAVSP; from the coding sequence ATGAGGCGGCCGTTTATCCTGGCCATCACCCTGGGCATCAGCGGTCCGGCGATGGCCCATACCGGCACGGGCCTGCCCGGCGGCTTCTTGCCGGGCTTCCTGCATCCGTTCGGCGGCCTGGACCATCTGCTGGCCATGGTGGCGGTGGGGTTGTGGGGCGCCTTCCTGGGCCCGCCGCTGCTGCAGGCCCTGCCGGTGCTGTTCCCGGTGATGATGGTGGTGGGGGCGGTCGCCGGCATGGTGGGCCTGCCCCTGCCGCCGGTGGAACTGGGCATCGCCTGTTCCGTCCTGGTGCTGGGCGGCTGCATCGCCGGTGCGGTCAAGGCGCCGGCCTGGCTGGCGCTGTCGCTGGTGGCCGTGTTCGCCCTGTTCCACGGGTATGCCCATGGACGGGAATTGCCCTCCGCCGCCGATCCCGCCGGCTACAGCGTGGGGTTCGTCCTGGCCACCGGCCTGCTGCATCTGGCCGGCGTGGGCATCGGCTGCCTGAACGGCCGGCCCGGTGGCCCGCGGATCACGCGGGGGCTGGGTGGGTCCGTCGCCCTGACCGGCCTGGGTTTCCTCATCCGCGCGGTGTCGCCGTGA